GAGGTCCAGTTCGTTCCCGGCCTGTTGCAGACCCGCGACTACGCGCGAGCCGTGGTGCTCCTCGGCCACGGCCGGGCCACGCCGATGGAGATCGAGCGGCGGGTCGCGCTGCGCATGCAACGGCAGCGCCTGCTGCGCCGGAGGAACCCGGCCCAGCTGTGGGCGGTCGTGGACGAGGCGGTGTTGCGCCGGCCGATCGGCGGCCCGGAGGTGATGCGTGACCAGGTGGTCGCGTTGCTCGAGGCGACCAGGTCACCCCACGTCCGGCTCCAGATCATGCCGTTCGCCGCGGGCGGGCACGCCGCCGCCGGTGGAGCGTTCTCGATCCTGCGTTTCGGCGACGCCGACCTGCCGGACATCGTCTTCATCGAGCAGCTCACCAGCGCGCTCTATTTGGACAAGCGTGACGACCTGGAGAACTACGTGGTGGCGATGGAGCGGCTCTGCGTGGAGGCGGAGCCGCCGGAGCGGACACCGGAGATCCTCGGCGGCATTCTGGACGACCTGTACGCGCGGTGACGCCGTCCGGGGGTACCCGACGGGCCCGCCGGCTCGACCAGGGCCACGACCAACGACGGCCGCCGCGCACGCCCTGTCCCGCCCCGGCGTGGCCCGCCCGCCGAGCTTTCCGGGTCCGGCTTTGCCGTGCGTGATCCGCTCAACACGGTCGTAACCGGGCACGGTCGGCCGTGGCGTCCGGCGTCGGCCAGGCAGACTGGAGCCCTATGCCCGCGTTCACGCCCCGTCTGCGGCTGCACGATCGGTACGTCCTGCGCGAGCGCATCGGCCGCGGTGGGATGTCCGAGGTGTGGCGCGCCGACGACGAGGTGCTGCACCGGCCCGTGGCGGTGAAGTCCCTCGTCGGGGAACTCGCCGCCGACCCGCAGCTGCGGCTCACCATTCAGCGCGAGGCCCGCGCCGCAGCCCGGCTGAGCCATCCGCATGTCACCCAGGTGTACGACTACGGCGAGGCGGCGCTTCCCGACGGGACGGTCGTGCCGTACCTGGTGATGGAGCTGGTCGAGGGGCGGAACCTCGCCGACCGGCTCGCCGCCGGCCCACTGCCCTGGCCCGAGGCCGTCCGGATGGCCGGCCAGGTGGCGGGGGCACTCGCCGCCGCCCACCGGATCGGTGTGCTGCACTGTGACATCAAGCCCGGAAACGTCATGCTCACCGCCACCGGCGCCAAGGTGCTCGACTTCGGCATCGCCGCCCTGGCCGGGCCGGAACACCCGCTGGCCGGGCAGATCGGTGGGCTGCTGATGGGAACACCCGCGTACGTCGCCCCGGAACGCATGCGGCCCGGTCCGCCGACCCCGGCCAGCGACGTCTACGCCCTCGGCGTGCTGCTCTACCGCACGCTCACCGGCCGCCCACCCCTGCCCGTCGACAGCTGGGAGGACGCGGTGCGGGTGTACGCCCGGGGCGGGCCGGTGCCGCCGCCCGCTGTCGCCGGCCTGCCGGCGGACGTCGCGCACCTCATCCTCGCCAGCCTCGCCGCCGACCCGGCCCGCCGGCCCACCGCTGCGCAGCTCGCCGCGTCCTTCCGCGCGTACCGGCCCGCCGACCGCCCGGCCGACCCGCCCACCGCGGTGCTTCCGTCCGCGGCCGGGGCGGCCCCCGCCCAACCGCGGACGCTGGTCGATGGTCGCCCCGCCGCTCGTGCCGGCGAGCTGGGGTGGCCCGCCACCCCGTCCCGGGCACCCGCCCGCCGGTCAGATCGGCCGGTCGCCGTCCTGGTCGCCGCCGGCCTCGCGCTGCTCGTCGCGACCGTCGCCGTGCTCGTCCTCGGCGACCGGACCGACCGGGCCACCACCACCGAGCCGTCCGCCCCGACGGCGCCCGTCGAGG
The sequence above is a segment of the Micromonospora sp. WMMA1363 genome. Coding sequences within it:
- a CDS encoding helix-turn-helix transcriptional regulator, encoding MAMVPAESGPATGPTVLRMLLGAQLRRLREASRVTREGAGWEIRASESKISRMELGRVGFKERDVADLLTLYGVTEPQEREALLKLARDANSPGWWHRYGDVLPTWFQAYLGLEAAASLIRTYEVQFVPGLLQTRDYARAVVLLGHGRATPMEIERRVALRMQRQRLLRRRNPAQLWAVVDEAVLRRPIGGPEVMRDQVVALLEATRSPHVRLQIMPFAAGGHAAAGGAFSILRFGDADLPDIVFIEQLTSALYLDKRDDLENYVVAMERLCVEAEPPERTPEILGGILDDLYAR
- a CDS encoding protein kinase — encoded protein: MPAFTPRLRLHDRYVLRERIGRGGMSEVWRADDEVLHRPVAVKSLVGELAADPQLRLTIQREARAAARLSHPHVTQVYDYGEAALPDGTVVPYLVMELVEGRNLADRLAAGPLPWPEAVRMAGQVAGALAAAHRIGVLHCDIKPGNVMLTATGAKVLDFGIAALAGPEHPLAGQIGGLLMGTPAYVAPERMRPGPPTPASDVYALGVLLYRTLTGRPPLPVDSWEDAVRVYARGGPVPPPAVAGLPADVAHLILASLAADPARRPTAAQLAASFRAYRPADRPADPPTAVLPSAAGAAPAQPRTLVDGRPAARAGELGWPATPSRAPARRSDRPVAVLVAAGLALLVATVAVLVLGDRTDRATTTEPSAPTAPVEAPSSSAPPQSTAPSPTTAPEPVGPRQLAAEFAAVLTLAVAEGQVDRRTAEQLVRDLAELSRRERGRAERVEKLRDRLADAADDGKLDRQVASRLDALLDGVDISGGRGDG